Proteins found in one Paenibacillus dendritiformis genomic segment:
- the grpE gene encoding nucleotide exchange factor GrpE, with protein MNPEQEEKIERNDQVDSEAVETADVEHNQEAEETSEAEGKAAEEAQGAGLKEARAQAEELQQRLLRAQADFDNFRRRTVKEKEELAQYASSKLVTELLPVLDNFERALAAAQTGSEEQSFVKGVDMIFRQFMQVLEQEGVKAMNAVGEPFNPEFHQAIMQVESEEHEEGIVVEEVQKGYMLKDRVLRPAMVKVSG; from the coding sequence TTGAACCCGGAACAAGAAGAGAAGATCGAGAGGAACGATCAGGTGGACTCGGAGGCTGTGGAGACAGCCGACGTTGAACATAATCAGGAGGCCGAGGAGACATCCGAGGCAGAAGGAAAGGCAGCAGAGGAAGCACAGGGGGCAGGGCTGAAGGAGGCCCGCGCGCAAGCGGAGGAGCTTCAGCAGCGCCTGCTGCGTGCCCAGGCGGACTTCGATAATTTCCGCCGCCGTACGGTGAAGGAGAAGGAAGAACTGGCGCAGTACGCATCGTCCAAGCTGGTGACCGAGCTGCTTCCGGTGCTCGATAACTTCGAGCGCGCCTTGGCCGCAGCGCAGACGGGCAGCGAGGAGCAATCGTTCGTCAAAGGCGTGGACATGATCTTCCGCCAATTCATGCAGGTGCTGGAGCAGGAAGGCGTGAAGGCGATGAACGCCGTGGGCGAGCCTTTCAACCCGGAATTCCATCAGGCGATTATGCAGGTGGAGTCGGAGGAGCATGAGGAAGGCATCGTCGTGGAAGAAGTCCAAAAAGGCTATATGCTCAAGGATCGGGTGCTTCGCCCGGCCATGGTCAAGGTAAGCGGCTAA